A region from the Halobacillus mangrovi genome encodes:
- the topA gene encoding type I DNA topoisomerase encodes MADYLVIVESPAKAKTIERYLGKKYKVKASLGHVRDLPKSQMGVDVEKEFEPKYITIRGKGPVLKELKTAAKKAKRVYLAADPDREGEAIAWHLAHSLDIDDRSECRVVFNEITKEAIKNSFKQPRKINSNLVDAQQARRVLDRLVGYNISPILWKKVKKGLSAGRVQSVAVKIIIDRENEIKNFVPEEYWTIEADFLKDKEMFEGSFYGVEGKKQDLKTEDDVKAIQQRMSGKEFSVDKVNKRERKRNPSLPFTTSSLQQEAARKLNFRAKKTMMIAQQLYEGIDLGGKQGITGLITYMRTDSTRLSNSAKADAKQYIENNFGKEYLGYRKDAKKQEGAQDAHEAIRPTGADRDPKAMKSILSRDQYRLYKLVWDRFIASQMAPAVLDTMTVHLYNEGVEFRATGSEVKFKGFMKVYIEGRDDNKKEKDKLLPYLEEGMKVKAEDIKPNQHFTQPPPRYTEARLVKTLEELGIGRPSTYAPTLDTIQRRGYVALDNKRFVPTELGEIVLEQLRDYFPEIIDVDFTKEMEDDLDAIEEGKEEWVSIISDFYKDFEPRLTKAEKEMEEIEIKDEPAGIDCEKCGHEMVYKMGRYGKFLACSNFPDCRNTKPILKKVGVTCPKCNEGEVVERKSKKNRKFFGCERYPECDFISWDKPISRPCPKCESLLVEKKSKKGTQIQCTNCDYKEEPQS; translated from the coding sequence ATGGCAGATTATCTTGTAATCGTCGAATCTCCTGCGAAAGCAAAAACGATCGAACGATATCTTGGAAAAAAATATAAAGTGAAAGCATCACTAGGACATGTCCGTGACTTGCCCAAAAGTCAAATGGGTGTCGATGTTGAAAAAGAATTTGAACCGAAGTATATTACGATCCGAGGCAAAGGACCAGTATTAAAAGAATTGAAAACTGCTGCTAAAAAAGCAAAGCGCGTCTATCTTGCGGCCGACCCCGATAGGGAAGGGGAGGCGATCGCCTGGCATTTGGCTCACAGTCTCGATATAGACGACCGTTCCGAATGTCGTGTTGTTTTTAACGAAATTACGAAAGAAGCCATTAAGAATTCTTTCAAACAACCAAGGAAAATCAATTCGAATTTGGTAGATGCCCAACAGGCCCGGCGTGTATTGGACCGTCTTGTCGGTTACAACATCAGTCCAATTCTATGGAAAAAAGTAAAAAAAGGATTGTCAGCTGGTCGTGTCCAATCGGTGGCTGTTAAGATCATCATCGACCGTGAAAACGAAATCAAAAATTTCGTCCCAGAAGAGTATTGGACAATTGAAGCTGATTTTCTAAAAGATAAAGAGATGTTCGAAGGCTCTTTTTACGGCGTTGAGGGTAAAAAGCAGGATCTTAAAACAGAGGATGACGTGAAAGCGATCCAACAACGGATGAGTGGAAAAGAATTCTCTGTAGATAAAGTCAACAAACGAGAAAGAAAACGAAATCCTTCTTTACCTTTTACAACTTCATCTCTTCAACAGGAAGCTGCTAGAAAGCTGAACTTCCGGGCTAAGAAAACCATGATGATTGCTCAGCAGCTGTATGAGGGGATAGATTTAGGTGGAAAACAGGGAATTACCGGTTTGATTACGTATATGCGTACAGACTCTACACGCCTATCTAATTCCGCTAAAGCAGATGCAAAACAATATATCGAAAATAATTTCGGTAAAGAGTACTTAGGGTATAGGAAGGACGCTAAGAAACAAGAAGGAGCTCAGGATGCTCACGAAGCGATTCGCCCAACAGGTGCTGACAGAGACCCTAAGGCAATGAAGAGCATCTTATCCAGGGATCAGTATCGTTTATACAAGCTAGTCTGGGACCGTTTCATAGCAAGTCAGATGGCGCCGGCTGTTCTTGATACAATGACTGTACATTTGTATAACGAGGGTGTAGAATTTCGTGCTACTGGCTCTGAAGTGAAATTTAAAGGGTTCATGAAAGTGTATATTGAAGGAAGAGATGACAATAAAAAAGAGAAAGATAAGCTTCTACCTTATTTAGAAGAAGGTATGAAGGTTAAGGCTGAAGATATCAAGCCTAATCAGCACTTTACACAGCCGCCTCCAAGATATACAGAGGCGAGACTTGTAAAAACGCTTGAAGAGTTAGGCATTGGCCGTCCATCCACATATGCTCCTACGCTGGACACCATTCAGCGTCGTGGATATGTAGCTCTCGATAATAAGCGATTCGTCCCAACGGAGCTGGGTGAAATTGTTTTAGAGCAGCTGAGAGACTATTTCCCTGAAATTATAGACGTCGACTTTACGAAAGAAATGGAAGACGATCTTGATGCTATTGAAGAAGGGAAAGAAGAATGGGTATCGATTATCAGCGACTTTTACAAAGATTTTGAACCACGCTTAACTAAAGCTGAGAAAGAAATGGAAGAAATCGAAATTAAGGATGAGCCAGCAGGCATTGACTGTGAAAAATGCGGCCATGAGATGGTCTATAAAATGGGGCGCTACGGCAAATTCCTTGCATGCTCGAATTTCCCGGACTGTAGGAATACAAAACCGATTCTGAAAAAAGTAGGGGTCACTTGTCCGAAGTGTAACGAGGGCGAAGTGGTCGAAAGAAAAAGTAAGAAAAATCGCAAGTTCTTCGGCTGCGAGCGTTATCCTGAATGTGATTTCATATCATGGGACAAGCCAATCAGTCGTCCATGTCCGAAATGTGAATCGCTGCTTGTTGAGAAGAAGTCCAAAAAAGGGACACAGATTCAATGTACCAATTGCGATTATAAAGAGGAACCGCAATCGTAA
- the dprA gene encoding DNA-processing protein DprA, translating into MIKRRENLIRLHSSPNVTRALIRKLLQVDPHLHSPFTLSPRSLSLLTKIKESRAAAIHNYLNDYNIMKKLDTVLQKIHCLTIFDNNYPPLLRSIPDPPLVLYAVGNLQLLEYSPSLSVVGTRKPSSYAYPSMKKILIPLIQEGFTLVSGMAQGVDQFAHHLAVAYNGTTIAVLGSGFHHIYPTNDIALYQRLVSKHLVLSEYPPDRPAKKFHFPERNRIISGLTSGTFVVEARVKSGSLITVDQALEQGKDVYAMPGLPGNPMSEGCHKMINDGAKLVHSHHDILEDWKEKI; encoded by the coding sequence ATGATTAAAAGAAGAGAAAATTTAATACGGCTTCACTCTTCACCTAATGTTACAAGAGCACTGATTCGAAAGCTTCTCCAGGTAGATCCTCACTTACATTCCCCTTTTACATTGTCCCCCAGATCACTCTCCTTATTAACAAAAATTAAAGAGTCTAGGGCAGCAGCGATCCACAATTATTTAAATGACTATAATATAATGAAGAAACTCGACACTGTTTTGCAAAAAATTCACTGTTTGACTATATTCGACAACAATTATCCTCCCCTTCTAAGGTCGATTCCCGACCCTCCTCTTGTCTTATATGCTGTCGGTAATCTGCAACTTCTTGAATATTCTCCATCTTTAAGTGTGGTCGGTACGAGAAAACCTTCTTCTTACGCTTATCCATCTATGAAAAAAATTCTTATTCCGCTCATTCAGGAAGGTTTTACGTTAGTCAGCGGGATGGCACAAGGGGTTGACCAATTTGCTCATCATTTGGCGGTAGCCTACAATGGGACTACGATTGCTGTGCTAGGATCAGGCTTTCATCATATTTATCCTACGAATGACATAGCCTTGTATCAACGATTGGTTAGCAAGCATTTAGTATTAAGCGAGTACCCTCCAGACCGTCCGGCAAAAAAATTTCATTTTCCAGAGCGAAACCGAATTATTTCAGGACTGACCAGTGGGACCTTTGTTGTTGAAGCAAGAGTAAAGAGTGGATCCCTAATTACAGTTGATCAGGCGCTAGAGCAAGGAAAAGATGTTTATGCCATGCCTGGTCTACCGGGGAATCCTATGAGTGAAGGGTGCCATAAGATGATCAATGATGGCGCTAAATTAGTACATTCGCATCACGATATTTTAGAAGATTGGAAAGAAAAGATTTGA
- the sucD gene encoding succinate--CoA ligase subunit alpha, translated as MSVYINKDTKVIVQGITGSTALFHTKQMVEYGTQIVGGVTPGKGGTEVEGIPVFNTVQQAVEKTGANASVIYVPAPFAADAIMEATDAELDLAICITEHIPVLDMVKVKRFMEGKKTRLVGPNCPGVITPDECKIGIMPGYIHKKGHVGVVSRSGTLTYEAVHQLSEAGIGQSTAVGIGGDPVNGTDFIDVLKAFNEDEDTEAVIMIGEIGGTAEEEAAEWVKENMNKPVVGFIGGRTAPPGKRMGHAGAIISGGKGTADEKIRVMNECGIEVAETPSVMGETLINVLKNEGLFDKCKTH; from the coding sequence ATGAGTGTATATATTAACAAAGACACAAAAGTTATTGTTCAAGGAATTACGGGCTCTACAGCTCTTTTCCATACAAAACAAATGGTTGAATACGGTACACAGATCGTCGGAGGGGTAACTCCTGGTAAAGGCGGTACAGAGGTCGAAGGAATTCCTGTTTTTAATACCGTACAACAAGCGGTAGAAAAGACAGGAGCGAATGCATCTGTCATTTATGTACCCGCTCCATTTGCAGCAGATGCAATTATGGAAGCAACGGATGCTGAGCTTGACCTGGCTATTTGTATCACAGAGCACATTCCTGTTCTTGATATGGTAAAAGTAAAACGCTTTATGGAAGGCAAGAAAACTCGTCTAGTAGGACCGAACTGTCCTGGAGTCATCACTCCTGACGAATGTAAGATTGGCATCATGCCTGGTTATATCCATAAAAAAGGTCATGTGGGCGTAGTATCACGTTCTGGTACCTTAACTTACGAGGCTGTGCATCAACTATCTGAAGCTGGAATTGGTCAGTCTACAGCTGTAGGGATCGGTGGAGACCCTGTTAATGGTACGGATTTCATTGATGTACTTAAAGCATTCAATGAAGATGAGGATACAGAAGCTGTTATTATGATTGGTGAAATCGGTGGTACTGCTGAGGAAGAAGCGGCTGAATGGGTAAAAGAGAATATGAATAAACCAGTCGTAGGATTTATCGGTGGTCGTACAGCTCCTCCTGGAAAACGAATGGGCCACGCAGGTGCCATTATTTCTGGTGGTAAGGGTACGGCTGATGAAAAAATCCGCGTGATGAATGAGTGTGGTATTGAAGTAGCTGAAACGCCTTCTGTAATGGGAGAAACGCTCATAAATGTATTAAAGAATGAAGGTCTTTTTGATAAGTGTAAGACCCACTGA
- the sucC gene encoding ADP-forming succinate--CoA ligase subunit beta produces MNIHEYQGKQIMRDFGVSVPNGHVAYTVDEAVEAAEKLGSDVTVVKAQIHAGGRGKAGGVKIAKNLDEVRTYADEILGKTLVTHQTGPEGKEVKRLLIEEGCDIQSEYYVGLVLDRATSKVTMMASEEGGTEIEEVAAETPEKIFKEVIDPVTGLTPFQARRLAFNINIPKEALGKAVKFMLGLYDVFVKKDCSVAEINPLVTTGDGDVLALDSKLNFDDNALFRQKDISELRDLDEEDPKEVEASKYDLSYIALDGNIGCMVNGAGLAMATMDTIKHYNGDPANFLDVGGGATAEKVTEAFKIILSDDNVKGIFVNIFGGIMKCDVIAEGVVEATKQIGLTLPLVVRLEGTNVEQGKKILDESGLNITSADSMAEGAQKIVELVK; encoded by the coding sequence ATGAACATTCACGAGTATCAAGGAAAACAAATCATGCGTGATTTTGGCGTATCTGTGCCAAATGGCCACGTCGCATATACCGTAGATGAAGCTGTTGAAGCAGCTGAGAAATTAGGTAGCGATGTAACAGTCGTCAAAGCGCAAATCCATGCAGGCGGACGTGGGAAAGCCGGTGGAGTAAAAATTGCAAAGAATCTTGATGAAGTGCGTACATACGCTGATGAGATACTAGGAAAGACACTTGTAACCCATCAGACTGGTCCAGAAGGCAAAGAAGTAAAGCGCTTACTCATTGAAGAAGGTTGCGACATTCAAAGCGAATACTATGTCGGACTTGTACTGGATCGTGCGACAAGTAAAGTTACAATGATGGCATCTGAAGAGGGCGGTACAGAGATCGAGGAAGTAGCCGCAGAAACTCCGGAGAAAATTTTCAAAGAAGTTATCGATCCGGTTACTGGCCTGACACCATTCCAGGCACGCCGTCTTGCCTTTAATATCAATATTCCTAAAGAGGCTTTGGGCAAAGCCGTTAAATTCATGCTCGGACTTTATGACGTTTTCGTGAAAAAGGATTGCTCTGTAGCGGAGATCAACCCTCTAGTTACAACAGGAGACGGTGATGTGCTTGCACTTGATTCTAAGTTGAATTTTGACGATAACGCTTTATTCCGTCAAAAAGATATCTCCGAACTTCGTGATTTAGACGAAGAAGATCCAAAAGAAGTAGAAGCATCCAAGTATGACCTAAGCTACATTGCACTTGATGGTAACATTGGCTGTATGGTAAATGGAGCCGGCTTGGCAATGGCGACTATGGATACCATCAAACACTATAATGGTGACCCAGCTAACTTCCTTGATGTTGGTGGCGGGGCGACAGCCGAGAAAGTTACTGAAGCATTCAAAATAATTCTTTCTGATGATAACGTTAAAGGTATTTTTGTAAATATCTTCGGAGGTATTATGAAGTGTGATGTCATTGCCGAAGGTGTTGTTGAAGCTACGAAGCAAATTGGCTTGACACTTCCGTTAGTCGTCCGTTTAGAAGGTACGAACGTTGAACAAGGTAAGAAAATCCTGGACGAGTCAGGGTTGAATATCACCTCTGCGGATTCGATGGCAGAAGGCGCTCAAAAAATCGTAGAACTAGTCAAGTAA
- a CDS encoding ribonuclease HII — MTRTMTITEIKKKMKQAQFSHEEIDRLRNDDRKGVQKLISQYDSLQMKQAQLKKQYEEMMVYEKESYYKGKAFIAGIDEAGRGPLAGPVVAAAVILPEGFYLEGLNDSKKLSLDRREQFFEEIINIADTGRGIVTSEEIDRLNIYQATKLAMKRAVNNLIQTPDHLLIDAVTLEDVPLSQTNIVKGDQKSVSIAAASVIAKVTRDRMMTDLHSKYPMYQFVSNQGYGTKAHLEALETHGPSPYHRRSFAPVKDLITMSE; from the coding sequence ATGACTAGAACGATGACAATAACAGAAATTAAAAAGAAAATGAAACAGGCCCAATTTTCTCATGAGGAAATTGATCGATTGAGAAATGATGATAGAAAAGGTGTTCAGAAGCTGATCAGTCAATATGATTCTCTCCAAATGAAACAGGCCCAATTAAAAAAGCAGTACGAAGAAATGATGGTCTACGAAAAGGAAAGTTACTATAAGGGGAAAGCTTTTATTGCAGGAATTGATGAAGCAGGAAGAGGCCCGCTTGCTGGTCCAGTCGTAGCCGCAGCCGTCATATTGCCAGAAGGCTTTTACTTAGAAGGACTTAATGATTCCAAAAAATTGTCTCTAGATCGTCGAGAACAATTTTTTGAAGAAATAATAAATATCGCTGATACGGGAAGAGGAATTGTAACTAGTGAAGAAATTGACCGATTGAATATATATCAAGCGACAAAGCTAGCCATGAAACGAGCCGTGAATAATCTTATTCAAACACCGGATCACCTGCTCATTGATGCGGTCACTCTAGAAGATGTACCCTTATCTCAAACAAATATTGTAAAAGGAGATCAAAAGAGCGTATCGATCGCGGCTGCTAGTGTCATAGCCAAGGTAACACGAGACCGAATGATGACAGATCTTCATAGCAAATATCCTATGTATCAGTTTGTCTCCAATCAAGGTTATGGAACGAAAGCGCATTTAGAAGCTTTAGAGACTCATGGCCCTTCACCGTATCATCGAAGAAGCTTTGCTCCAGTAAAAGATTTAATAACTATGAGTGAGTAA
- the ylqF gene encoding ribosome biogenesis GTPase YlqF, which yields MTIQWFPGHMAKAKREVAEKLKLVDFVIELVDARAPLSSQNPMLHEILQDKPKMIVLMKKDLADPNVTKEWISYNEQRGTPSLAIEANKKQDIQKVVQMAKDLGKEKIEKLKAKGVRPRPSRAMIIGIPNVGKSTLINRLANKKMAQTGDKPGVTKKQQWIKVKKEFELLDTPGILWPKFEEEEVGYRLASIGTIKDQILPKEDVAAYVLDYLQTHYSSLLEDRYDFESYDDIMDAFETIGKKRGCLESGGHVNFEKVSDVILQDLRTGKLGLISFERP from the coding sequence ATGACCATACAGTGGTTTCCAGGACACATGGCAAAAGCAAAACGAGAAGTGGCTGAGAAGCTGAAGCTCGTTGATTTCGTGATCGAACTCGTTGATGCTCGAGCTCCTTTGTCCTCACAAAATCCAATGCTTCATGAAATCTTGCAAGATAAGCCAAAGATGATAGTACTTATGAAAAAGGATTTGGCTGACCCAAATGTCACGAAAGAATGGATTAGTTACAATGAACAAAGAGGCACGCCATCTCTCGCCATCGAAGCAAACAAAAAACAAGATATTCAAAAAGTCGTCCAGATGGCTAAGGATCTTGGAAAAGAAAAAATAGAGAAGTTAAAAGCCAAAGGTGTTAGACCTCGGCCTTCACGAGCAATGATTATCGGCATTCCCAATGTAGGAAAGTCAACATTAATTAATCGCCTCGCAAATAAAAAGATGGCACAAACGGGAGATAAGCCAGGTGTTACGAAAAAGCAGCAGTGGATAAAAGTGAAGAAAGAATTTGAACTTCTTGATACCCCTGGTATATTATGGCCGAAATTTGAAGAAGAAGAAGTTGGATATCGTTTAGCTTCAATTGGAACGATTAAAGATCAAATTCTTCCGAAAGAGGATGTGGCCGCTTACGTTCTAGATTATTTACAAACTCATTACTCTTCACTTCTAGAAGACAGATATGACTTTGAGAGCTATGATGATATCATGGATGCTTTCGAAACAATTGGCAAAAAACGCGGTTGTCTCGAAAGTGGCGGCCATGTAAATTTCGAAAAAGTTTCTGATGTGATATTGCAAGATTTACGCACAGGAAAACTTGGCTTAATCAGCTTTGAACGACCATAA
- the lepB gene encoding signal peptidase I, with protein MKKQWLDWIKAFVIAAVLAIVVRVFLFAPVVVEGPSMLPTLHSSDHLIVSKINYTLGSPERFEVVVFHATEKKDYIKRVIGLPGDHVEYKNDKLYINGQEMAEPFLKDEKEHVDSGQMLTDDFTIEELPGGYEEVPENHFLVLGDNRTNSTDSRMLGVIPADQIVGEAILSYWPLNRIEFIN; from the coding sequence ATGAAGAAACAGTGGTTGGATTGGATTAAAGCATTTGTTATTGCAGCGGTTTTAGCCATAGTTGTGCGTGTCTTCCTTTTTGCTCCGGTGGTGGTAGAAGGGCCATCCATGCTACCTACCTTACATAGCAGTGATCATTTGATTGTCAGTAAAATTAACTATACTTTAGGATCTCCGGAAAGATTTGAGGTAGTCGTCTTCCATGCAACGGAAAAAAAAGATTACATAAAACGGGTTATTGGCTTACCCGGGGATCATGTAGAATATAAAAACGATAAGCTATACATAAATGGGCAAGAAATGGCGGAACCTTTTTTAAAGGATGAGAAAGAGCATGTTGACTCCGGGCAAATGCTGACCGATGACTTTACGATTGAAGAGCTTCCTGGGGGATATGAAGAGGTTCCAGAGAATCACTTCCTCGTATTAGGAGATAATCGGACAAATTCGACGGACAGTCGCATGCTTGGCGTCATTCCCGCTGATCAAATCGTCGGAGAAGCTATTCTTTCCTACTGGCCATTGAATCGCATAGAATTTATCAATTAG
- the rplS gene encoding 50S ribosomal protein L19: MQQLIHDITKEQLRTDHPDFRPGDTVKVHVKVVEGNRERIQVFEGVVIKRQNGGISETFTVRKITYGVGVERTFPLHSPRIAKIERSRRGKVRQARLYYLRNLRGKAARIKEII, encoded by the coding sequence ATGCAACAACTAATTCATGACATTACAAAAGAACAGCTTCGTACGGATCACCCAGACTTCCGTCCTGGTGACACCGTCAAAGTACACGTGAAGGTTGTCGAAGGTAACCGTGAGCGTATCCAGGTATTCGAAGGTGTTGTTATCAAGCGTCAAAACGGCGGAATTAGCGAAACATTCACTGTACGTAAGATTACTTACGGTGTAGGTGTTGAGCGTACATTCCCATTGCATTCACCACGAATTGCTAAAATTGAGCGTTCCCGCCGCGGTAAAGTCCGTCAAGCGAGACTTTACTACTTGCGTAACCTGCGCGGTAAAGCTGCTCGTATTAAAGAAATTATTTAA